One stretch of Thalassophryne amazonica chromosome 19, fThaAma1.1, whole genome shotgun sequence DNA includes these proteins:
- the LOC117532157 gene encoding oocyte zinc finger protein XlCOF6.1-like — protein sequence MSKVQLLRSFVEQRLSAAAQDICALLEATFTQYEDELQRRRRPPQEQSEHHHAGNENVTGRKDEVTDWNHSLDQEDLEFPHIKEEQEELLSSQHLHELKEFLLPHVPVKSENNGKEAHPSQFDQSQTEDHKEAELLASSSEPEGDPVPDSGSRTHQDPKASVCSDCDTEVSDDGWKETRDPQTDSSQVPMREKPFICSECGKRFGHKGHFQLHMRCHTGEKPFSCSVCGTRFPRRENLVRHMRFHSGEKPFGCLFCKKVFTRSDHAVTHMRTHTGEKPFSCTVCRKNFTHKRSLTQHTRIHTGEKPFSCSTCDKRFTWYSGIKKHKCAGRSSSQ from the exons ATGTCCAAAGTGCAGCTGCTGCGTTCCTTTGTGGAGCAGAGACTCTCCGCGGCCGCGCAGGACATATGCGCGCTGTTGGAGGCAACCTTCACACAGTACGAGGACGAGTTGCAGCGCCGCCGCAGGCCGCCGCAGGAACAGTCCGAGCACCATCACGCAG GTAATGAGAACGTGACAGGCAGGAAGGACGAGGTGACGGACTGGAACCACAGTCTGGACCAGGAGGACCTGGAGTTCCCACACATTAAGGAAGAACAGGAAGAACTCTTGAGCAGTCAGCACCTCCACGAGCTGAAGGAGTTTCTACTTCCTCATgttcctgtgaagagtgaaaataatGGTAAGGAAGCTCATCCATCACAGTTTGATCAAAGCCAAACTGAGGACCACAAAGAGGCGGAGCTGTTAGCCAGCAGCTCAGAACCAGAAGGAGACCCTGTTCCAGACAGTGGGTCAAGAACACACCAAGATCCCAAAGCATCCGTCTGTTCGGACTGTGACACTGAAGTCAGTGATGATGGGTGGAAGGAGACCAGAGACCCTCAGACAGATTCAAGCCAGGTCCCCATGAGGGAAAAACCATTCATCTGCTCtgagtgtggcaaaagatttggACACAAGGGACATTTTCAGCTGCACATGAGgtgtcatacaggagagaaaccattcagCTGCTCCGTCTGTGGGACAAGGTTCCCCCGGAGGGAGAATTTAGTTCGACACATGAGATTTCATTCGGGAGAGAAACCGTTTGGCTGCTTATTCTGTAAGAAAGTGTTCACACGCAGTGACCACGCTGTGACACACATGAggacccacacaggagagaaaccctTCAGCTGTACAGTGTGTCGGAAAAACTTCACACACAAGCGAAGTCTGACGCAGCACACGAGAatccacacaggagagaaaccctTCAGCTGCAGCACGTGTGACAAAAGATTTACATGGTACTCAGGGATCAAAAAGCACAAGTGTGCTGGTCGGAGCAGCAGTCAGTGA